The Hymenobacter oligotrophus genome segment AGTTGTAAACTGGTTTACTACCGGTGCTAAACCGGGGGTTGAGCGGTGCGTGCGCTTGGGATAGCAGCTTTTTGAGCAGTGGCTGCGTAGTACCTCGTGCCTGGCCGTGCGGCTGGGCGCCGCTTGCCGTTCACCTAAATTCTCATCGGTTATGAGCACCATCAAAAAAGTTATCGAAGTGCTGGCGTCGTCCGACAAAAGCTTCGAGGATGCCCTGCAGCGCGCCCTTACCGAGGCCAGCACCACCGTAAAGGGCATCAAATCAATTTACATCAAAGACCAGAGCTGCAAAGTACAGGACAACAAGATCGTGGAGTACCGCATCACGGCCAAAATCACGTTCGAGGTGATGCACCGCTGGCAGCCCAACCAACACGGCTCGGCTGCCGCTACCGAAACCATCGACGGGGGCGGCGTGCCCGATTATTCCGGCGTCGACATTAACGCCGAACCGCAGCTGCCCCGCCCTGTGGTACCGGGCGGCAGCGCCACCGCCCCCGAAAGCGGCGGCGGTTACAGTGGCTAGAACAGCTTAACTTATAGAGGCCCGTGGGCCCTAGGTGCATAGCTGCACCTAGGGCCCACGGGTTGTTTGTGGGGAGTGGGTATGTAGCGCGGAACCGAAGGTCGGCGTAGCCAACGGATTTCCGCGCTACAACTGCGGTTACTCGCGAAAGGGCACCTCCAGCAACACCGGCATGCTGGTGCGGCGCCCATTTACGATGCCGGGGTGCCAGCCAGGGCCTTCGCACACCAACCGAATGGCTTCCGCATCGGCTT includes the following:
- a CDS encoding dodecin family protein — translated: MSTIKKVIEVLASSDKSFEDALQRALTEASTTVKGIKSIYIKDQSCKVQDNKIVEYRITAKITFEVMHRWQPNQHGSAAATETIDGGGVPDYSGVDINAEPQLPRPVVPGGSATAPESGGGYSG